One window of the Allosaccharopolyspora coralli genome contains the following:
- a CDS encoding type II secretion system F family protein, whose product MFRRAPEQCDPVDLAAGWDLLAATLRAGLALPATLHAVAEELRGPPARLLRETARATALGADAATAWEPALAHPDTAELARAAKRTARSGGGLAEAAAGSAQRARAAAGEHAHTRVQRASVWVAAPLGLCFLPAFLCLGVLPVVVGMVAKLTATW is encoded by the coding sequence GTGTTCCGGAGAGCGCCGGAGCAGTGCGATCCGGTGGATCTCGCCGCGGGGTGGGACCTGCTCGCCGCGACACTGCGAGCGGGTCTCGCGCTGCCCGCCACGTTGCACGCGGTCGCCGAAGAACTACGTGGGCCGCCGGCACGGCTCCTTCGAGAAACGGCGCGTGCCACGGCGTTGGGTGCCGACGCGGCCACGGCATGGGAGCCCGCGCTCGCGCATCCGGACACCGCGGAATTGGCTCGCGCCGCGAAACGAACCGCCCGCTCCGGCGGCGGACTCGCCGAGGCCGCAGCGGGTTCGGCACAGCGTGCGCGAGCGGCTGCCGGTGAGCACGCGCACACCCGGGTGCAGCGGGCGTCGGTGTGGGTCGCCGCGCCGCTCGGATTGTGCTTCCTGCCGGCGTTCCTGTGCCTCGGCGTGCTGCCGGTGGTCGTCGGCATGGTCGCCAAGCTCACCGCTACCTGGTGA
- a CDS encoding DUF4244 domain-containing protein, protein MFLSVSLASVLHVACGIPAALSRRLRALLDGDDGMSTAEYAIGTVAAAAFGMLLYTVVTSESVTAALTSLVDRALAGEF, encoded by the coding sequence ATGTTTCTGTCTGTGTCTCTCGCCTCGGTGCTCCACGTCGCGTGCGGGATTCCGGCCGCGCTCTCGCGGCGCCTTCGCGCTCTGCTCGACGGTGACGACGGGATGAGTACGGCCGAGTACGCGATCGGGACGGTGGCCGCCGCAGCGTTCGGAATGCTGTTGTACACCGTCGTCACGAGTGAGTCCGTCACGGCGGCACTGACCTCGTTGGTGGATCGTGCCTTGGCGGGTGAGTTCTGA
- a CDS encoding TadE family type IV pilus minor pilin gives MPPEPTVSDEPDRGAVTVEAAFATCSIVVVAVLVLGAFGLALGHVRSADAAIEAARLVARGDARLAHDAVTELGPAGASLTVSVRGAMVTTEVNAKPFGLVVPEQWCRARALAVLEPGVEVPESVS, from the coding sequence ATGCCGCCCGAGCCGACGGTCTCCGACGAGCCGGATCGGGGCGCGGTGACCGTCGAGGCGGCGTTCGCCACGTGTTCGATCGTGGTCGTCGCCGTGCTCGTGCTCGGCGCATTCGGTCTCGCGCTCGGTCACGTGCGCAGCGCCGACGCCGCGATCGAGGCGGCTCGTCTGGTGGCGCGGGGTGACGCTCGGCTGGCACACGACGCGGTTACTGAACTGGGCCCAGCTGGTGCGTCGCTGACGGTGAGCGTCCGAGGCGCCATGGTCACGACAGAGGTCAACGCGAAGCCCTTCGGGCTCGTCGTGCCGGAACAGTGGTGCCGCGCGCGAGCGCTCGCGGTACTCGAACCGGGTGTCGAGGTGCCGGAGTCGGTCTCGTGA
- a CDS encoding Rv3654c family TadE-like protein produces MNRDRGAATLQAAGVVLALLLLLTFGLQLGAAVLSRHRAEGAADLAALAAAAHIDRGGDLACATAGRVARGMDVSVTSCSVHGWQAWIRTRAEPAGVLAGFASSSGRARAGPA; encoded by the coding sequence GTGAACCGGGACCGTGGTGCGGCCACCCTGCAGGCCGCGGGCGTCGTGCTGGCGCTTCTCCTGCTGCTCACCTTCGGACTGCAGCTCGGCGCGGCGGTGCTGAGCAGGCACCGTGCGGAGGGGGCCGCCGATCTGGCCGCGCTCGCCGCCGCCGCGCACATCGATCGTGGTGGTGACCTCGCGTGTGCGACGGCGGGACGGGTCGCACGGGGAATGGACGTGTCGGTCACCTCGTGCTCAGTCCACGGTTGGCAAGCGTGGATCCGGACCCGCGCCGAACCGGCCGGTGTCCTCGCCGGTTTCGCCTCGTCGTCCGGTCGAGCTCGAGCCGGCCCAGCGTGA
- a CDS encoding bifunctional DNA primase/polymerase, translating to MEWSSDGWQWSSGQWHSAFRIELRVQAIGLAARGWPVLPGTYPAEGRWAGRSGSEPHGPAPVHTGWEDRLVLNPDDAAACWSEHQPYSLLLATGSRVEAIEVDSGLGRRTASVLRAGGFPAPIVSTPDGRWYFLTEGGQTLCEELGDATGIRLHSSGSWVPMPPTTYPQGLVHWRVKPEVCAWRLPRPELVQEALRAGLHDSHDVADLVAAGH from the coding sequence ATGGAGTGGTCGTCGGACGGGTGGCAGTGGTCTTCGGGCCAGTGGCACAGTGCCTTCCGGATCGAACTCCGGGTCCAGGCCATCGGCTTGGCTGCCCGTGGGTGGCCGGTGCTTCCCGGGACCTACCCGGCGGAAGGCCGGTGGGCCGGACGCAGCGGCAGCGAGCCGCACGGCCCGGCGCCGGTGCACACCGGCTGGGAGGACCGGCTCGTCCTGAACCCGGACGACGCGGCGGCCTGCTGGTCCGAACACCAGCCGTACAGCCTGCTGCTCGCCACCGGCTCGAGGGTCGAGGCGATCGAGGTCGACTCGGGCCTCGGCAGGCGCACGGCCTCGGTGTTGCGGGCGGGTGGGTTCCCCGCGCCGATCGTGTCCACACCGGACGGTCGCTGGTACTTCCTCACCGAAGGCGGCCAGACGCTGTGCGAGGAACTCGGCGACGCCACCGGGATCAGGCTGCACAGCAGCGGAAGCTGGGTTCCGATGCCACCGACCACCTACCCGCAGGGCCTCGTGCACTGGAGGGTGAAACCCGAGGTGTGCGCATGGCGCCTGCCCCGTCCCGAGCTGGTGCAGGAAGCCCTGCGGGCGGGACTGCACGACTCCCACGACGTGGCCGATCTCGTCGCCGCAGGACACTGA
- a CDS encoding DEAD/DEAH box helicase produces MVRSLTPCARLASVTEHEAPGEQPEFTARAVNHGRRLLDRAVAGVPQDESPLRHVEHIPPRPARHANWPDWAPENVVQTLRGQGVEHPWTHQVDGAERARAGENVVVATGTASGKSMVYQLPVLAALQDDSRATALYLSPTKALGADQLRAVELFGVPGVRAASYDGDTPHAERDWVRAHARWIFTNPDMLHHGVLPRHSRWARFFRRLRYVVVDECHSYRGLFGSHVALLLRRLRRIAQHYGADPVFVFASATVSDPAALGERLLGAQCQAITDDGSPRGARTVALWEPPLLDDIVGENEAPIRRSAGAETARIMTELVIENARMLAFVRSRRGVEVAALTARRALSDVAPELPERVAAYRGGYLPEDRRALERDLMSGELLAVATTNALELGVDIAGLDAVVVAGYPGTLASFWQQAGRAGREGEGALVIFVARDDPLDTYLVHHPPAVLDRPVEATVLDPTNPYVLEPHLACAASELPVTEECLRDFGGDAARQAVEALTGEGVLRRRPRGWYWTSRERPHQTVEIRGSGGKQVAVVEADSGRMLGTVDPESAHGTVHPGALYLHQGESYVVDELDLEHGIALVHADNPEWTTSPREVIDIAVLRTEEKVQPGPGVTFCLGEVEVTSQVVGYLRRLPSGEVLDQVPLDLPTRTLVTRSVWYTVGDELLAGNAPGGAGLDPARIPGALHAAEHAAIGLLPLFATCDRWDIGGVSTALHEDTGEATVFVHDGHPGGAGFADRGYAALIPWLDATREAIASCECPAGCPSCVQSPKCGNGNEPLDKAGAVAVLDAVRAAGGAID; encoded by the coding sequence ATGGTCCGGTCACTCACGCCTTGTGCGAGGCTCGCAAGCGTGACCGAGCACGAAGCCCCCGGTGAGCAGCCCGAATTCACCGCGCGCGCGGTGAATCACGGGCGGCGACTACTCGACCGGGCGGTCGCGGGCGTACCGCAGGACGAGAGTCCGCTCCGGCACGTCGAACACATTCCGCCGCGTCCGGCCCGGCACGCGAACTGGCCCGACTGGGCGCCCGAGAACGTCGTGCAGACACTTCGCGGGCAGGGCGTCGAGCACCCGTGGACCCACCAGGTCGACGGCGCGGAGCGCGCCCGCGCAGGCGAGAACGTCGTCGTCGCCACCGGTACCGCGTCCGGGAAGTCGATGGTCTACCAGCTCCCGGTACTCGCGGCCCTGCAGGACGACAGCCGCGCGACGGCGCTGTACCTGTCCCCGACCAAGGCACTCGGCGCCGACCAGCTGCGCGCGGTGGAACTCTTCGGGGTTCCCGGCGTGCGAGCGGCGAGCTACGACGGCGACACCCCGCACGCGGAGCGCGACTGGGTGCGCGCGCACGCTCGGTGGATCTTCACGAACCCGGACATGCTGCACCACGGTGTCCTGCCGAGGCACTCCCGGTGGGCGCGGTTCTTCCGGCGGCTGCGCTACGTCGTCGTCGACGAGTGCCACTCGTATCGGGGCCTGTTCGGCTCGCACGTCGCGTTGTTGCTGCGCCGGCTACGGCGGATCGCCCAACACTACGGAGCGGACCCGGTGTTCGTGTTCGCCTCCGCCACCGTCTCCGATCCGGCGGCCCTGGGCGAACGACTCCTCGGCGCGCAGTGCCAGGCGATCACCGACGACGGCTCACCCCGTGGGGCACGCACCGTCGCACTGTGGGAACCGCCGCTGCTGGACGACATCGTCGGGGAGAACGAAGCGCCGATCCGACGTTCCGCCGGGGCCGAGACCGCGCGCATCATGACCGAGCTGGTCATCGAGAACGCCCGCATGCTCGCCTTCGTCCGGTCCCGTCGGGGCGTGGAGGTCGCGGCACTGACCGCCCGGCGCGCGCTGTCAGACGTCGCCCCGGAACTTCCGGAACGGGTCGCGGCGTACCGGGGCGGCTACCTGCCCGAGGATCGGCGGGCGCTGGAACGTGACCTGATGTCCGGCGAGCTGCTGGCCGTGGCCACCACGAACGCGCTCGAACTCGGCGTCGACATCGCGGGACTGGACGCGGTCGTCGTCGCGGGTTACCCCGGGACACTCGCCTCGTTCTGGCAGCAGGCGGGACGAGCGGGTCGGGAAGGCGAAGGGGCGCTGGTGATCTTCGTCGCCCGCGACGACCCCCTGGACACCTACCTCGTGCATCACCCACCCGCCGTGCTGGACCGCCCTGTCGAAGCGACAGTGCTGGACCCGACGAACCCCTACGTCCTCGAACCACATCTCGCCTGCGCGGCGTCCGAACTTCCGGTGACCGAGGAATGCCTGCGCGATTTCGGCGGCGACGCCGCACGGCAGGCGGTGGAGGCGCTGACCGGCGAAGGCGTGCTGCGGCGGCGACCACGCGGCTGGTACTGGACCTCCCGCGAACGTCCACATCAGACGGTGGAGATTCGCGGTTCCGGCGGCAAACAGGTCGCCGTCGTCGAGGCCGACTCCGGGCGGATGCTCGGTACCGTCGATCCCGAGTCGGCGCACGGCACCGTGCATCCGGGCGCGCTGTATCTGCACCAGGGCGAGTCCTACGTGGTCGACGAACTCGACCTGGAACACGGGATCGCGCTGGTACACGCGGACAATCCCGAGTGGACGACCTCACCCCGCGAAGTGATCGACATCGCGGTCCTGCGGACCGAGGAGAAGGTGCAACCCGGGCCGGGCGTCACGTTCTGCCTCGGCGAAGTGGAGGTCACTTCGCAGGTGGTCGGCTATCTACGCCGACTGCCGTCCGGTGAAGTCCTCGACCAGGTTCCGCTGGACCTTCCCACACGCACGTTGGTGACGCGGTCGGTCTGGTACACGGTCGGCGACGAGTTGCTCGCCGGCAACGCACCGGGGGGCGCCGGGCTGGATCCGGCGCGCATCCCCGGTGCGCTGCATGCTGCCGAGCACGCGGCGATCGGCCTGCTACCGCTGTTCGCGACGTGCGACCGCTGGGACATCGGCGGCGTGTCGACCGCGCTGCACGAGGACACCGGGGAGGCGACGGTGTTCGTGCACGACGGTCACCCGGGGGGAGCCGGATTCGCCGATCGCGGCTATGCCGCGCTGATCCCGTGGTTGGACGCGACGCGGGAAGCGATCGCTTCCTGCGAGTGCCCGGCCGGCTGCCCGTCCTGCGTCCAGTCGCCGAAGTGCGGCAACGGAAACGAACCGCTGGACAAGGCGGGGGCGGTGGCTGTTCTCGATGCCGTGCGAGCCGCTGGTGGCGCGATCGACTGA
- a CDS encoding tannase/feruloyl esterase family alpha/beta hydrolase has product MRAGRTTTIGLVLAVAMSVPATGAADPPRCEDLREVAVPGRVMGLPTSGGEVLDARTVAASGPIGEHCRVTGAIHPVDPSAPDIVFELALPSEWNHRALMFGGGGYNGTVPAVEGTLPFGPPGDAGPLASGFATFASDSGHQAAPDHEPTPSLDGSFGVNDEALRNFAGDALKKTRDAAMYLLRQHYRVKPDRSYFAGGSTGGREGLAVAQRWPGDFDGVISAYPAWNAASLDLFFGHMARALAAPEAFLDERDQALLYDSVVRACDGLDGATDGVISDAVGCDFDPKVLRCESGDGEGCLTPAQIEAARAISSPLEFGYPVASGETGYPGFPVLSGANMNAGVLGFGTTAPAEPMPTDAAYGAQFWDQWVRHFVTRDPDFGSLGLDPTRPGPWRERISELTALQDVNEVDLRPFARRGGKLLLVHGTADQLVSHRSTIDYYQRMMSAMGAEAVEDFSRLYLVPGADHANANAAFAAGWDSLGALQRWVEGGHAPHDEVVTDVNPDARQRTRPLCEFPTWPRYDGTGSVDEAGSFSCVD; this is encoded by the coding sequence ATGCGAGCGGGACGGACGACGACGATCGGGCTCGTGCTGGCAGTGGCGATGTCGGTTCCCGCGACCGGCGCCGCCGACCCGCCGCGCTGCGAGGACCTACGCGAGGTCGCTGTTCCCGGGCGGGTGATGGGGCTGCCCACGTCCGGCGGCGAGGTCCTCGACGCGAGAACGGTTGCGGCCTCCGGGCCGATCGGCGAGCACTGTCGCGTGACAGGGGCGATCCACCCGGTCGACCCGTCGGCTCCGGACATCGTGTTCGAGCTCGCGTTGCCGTCGGAGTGGAACCACCGTGCTCTGATGTTCGGCGGAGGCGGCTACAACGGCACGGTTCCCGCGGTGGAGGGCACGTTGCCGTTCGGGCCGCCCGGCGACGCCGGGCCGCTCGCGTCCGGCTTCGCGACGTTCGCGTCCGACTCGGGCCATCAGGCGGCGCCCGACCACGAGCCGACGCCGTCGCTGGACGGCTCGTTCGGCGTGAACGACGAGGCGCTCCGCAACTTCGCCGGCGACGCGCTCAAGAAGACTCGGGACGCCGCGATGTACTTGCTGCGTCAGCACTACCGGGTCAAGCCGGATCGGTCGTACTTCGCGGGCGGATCCACCGGCGGCCGCGAGGGCCTGGCCGTGGCGCAGCGCTGGCCGGGTGACTTCGACGGGGTGATCTCGGCCTATCCGGCGTGGAACGCGGCGAGTCTCGACCTGTTCTTCGGGCACATGGCGCGCGCCCTCGCCGCTCCGGAGGCCTTCCTTGACGAGCGTGACCAGGCATTGTTGTACGACTCCGTCGTGCGAGCGTGTGACGGCCTCGACGGGGCCACCGACGGTGTGATCAGTGACGCGGTGGGCTGTGACTTCGATCCGAAGGTACTGCGCTGCGAGTCCGGTGACGGCGAAGGCTGTCTCACTCCGGCGCAGATCGAGGCCGCACGAGCGATCTCGAGCCCGCTCGAGTTCGGTTACCCGGTAGCGAGCGGCGAGACCGGTTACCCCGGGTTCCCGGTGTTGTCCGGGGCGAACATGAACGCCGGAGTCCTCGGGTTCGGCACCACCGCCCCTGCCGAACCGATGCCCACCGACGCGGCGTACGGCGCGCAGTTCTGGGACCAGTGGGTGCGTCACTTCGTCACCCGTGACCCGGACTTCGGTTCGCTCGGGCTCGATCCGACGAGGCCGGGGCCGTGGCGGGAGCGCATCAGTGAACTCACCGCACTTCAGGACGTGAACGAGGTCGACCTGCGGCCGTTCGCCCGGCGGGGCGGAAAGCTCCTACTCGTGCACGGCACCGCCGACCAGCTGGTCAGTCACCGTTCCACGATCGACTATTACCAGCGAATGATGTCGGCGATGGGTGCGGAGGCGGTGGAGGACTTCTCGCGCCTCTACCTCGTGCCGGGCGCCGATCACGCCAACGCCAACGCGGCGTTCGCAGCGGGGTGGGATTCGCTCGGGGCGCTGCAGCGCTGGGTCGAGGGCGGTCACGCCCCGCACGACGAGGTCGTTACCGACGTGAACCCCGACGCGAGGCAGCGCACCCGTCCGTTGTGCGAGTTCCCCACGTGGCCGCGCTACGACGGGACCGGCTCCGTGGACGAGGCGGGTTCGTTCTCCTGCGTGGACTAG